Proteins encoded in a region of the Paenibacillus sp. E222 genome:
- the yyaC gene encoding spore protease YyaC: MAVYKRELVRHQSREARQNVQGEDLVLFFKHIYKLHSPDEITFVCIGTDRSTGDALGPLTGSLLQEAGVNHVVGTLASPCDADTLERRLALVPSHHAIIAIDACLGPKQATGTYYLAEHPLIPAKSVGGKLPPVGHYSVAAVVNANGPRPYSILQMTSLHFVMGMSRTIAEAVAEAVKYR; the protein is encoded by the coding sequence TTGGCAGTATATAAGCGGGAATTGGTTCGTCATCAAAGTAGGGAAGCCCGCCAAAATGTGCAGGGAGAAGACTTGGTTTTATTTTTCAAGCACATCTATAAGCTTCATTCACCGGATGAAATTACCTTTGTCTGTATCGGTACGGACCGTTCCACCGGAGATGCACTGGGCCCACTGACAGGCAGTCTGCTGCAGGAGGCCGGAGTGAATCACGTTGTAGGGACTCTGGCTTCTCCTTGTGATGCGGATACGTTGGAGAGGAGGCTGGCGCTTGTCCCGTCACATCATGCCATCATTGCTATAGATGCTTGTCTGGGTCCAAAACAGGCAACAGGTACATACTATCTTGCGGAGCATCCACTTATTCCGGCAAAATCGGTTGGAGGCAAGCTGCCGCCAGTTGGTCATTACAGCGTGGCTGCTGTAGTGAATGCTAATGGACCGAGACCTTATTCCATTCTACAGATGACGTCACTTCATTTCGTTATGGGCATGTCCCGAACGATTGCAGAGGCGGTCGCCGAAGCAGTGAAATACAGATAA
- a CDS encoding phosphatase PAP2 family protein has protein sequence MLRKTHYPTSGLARKTSVRPLFSWAGVGIIASVSVVFLLAALGALLGTDAVLSLDDRIQQLFYLNSDSRLHLLPFISFITALGSFRLSAIAAIGFSILFLWQRRPRFLIYGYALLSSFAMMWILNTLLKEIFRRSRPELEHLLVVHGYSFPSGHAMISMGFYGMLFVIWAIERHQRESAVALPVLCGIIFIFLVGLSRIMLGVHFPTDVFAGFAAGLTWIFCMIKGIQRSV, from the coding sequence ATGTTGCGCAAAACGCATTACCCCACTTCCGGGTTAGCTCGCAAAACTTCGGTACGTCCACTGTTCAGTTGGGCTGGTGTCGGAATTATAGCCAGCGTTTCGGTCGTCTTCTTGCTGGCGGCTCTGGGAGCACTGCTGGGTACCGATGCTGTCCTTTCATTGGATGACCGTATCCAGCAGTTATTTTATCTGAACTCGGATTCACGTCTTCATCTGCTGCCTTTCATCTCATTCATTACTGCGCTCGGTTCTTTCAGACTTTCTGCCATCGCAGCCATCGGTTTTTCCATTCTATTCTTGTGGCAGCGCCGTCCCCGTTTCCTCATATATGGATATGCGTTACTCAGCAGTTTTGCCATGATGTGGATTCTCAACACCTTATTGAAGGAAATATTCAGGCGCAGCAGACCTGAGCTGGAACATCTGCTCGTTGTTCATGGATATAGTTTTCCAAGTGGTCATGCGATGATCTCAATGGGGTTTTATGGCATGCTCTTTGTCATCTGGGCGATTGAACGACATCAACGTGAGTCTGCCGTTGCTCTGCCTGTCCTTTGCGGAATCATATTTATATTCCTGGTCGGCCTTAGCCGTATCATGCTGGGTGTACATTTTCCAACCGATGTTTTCGCCGGATTTGCTGCTGGACTGACTTGGATCTTCTGCATGATAAAAGGGATTCAACGTTCCGTCTGA
- a CDS encoding asparaginase — MESALLIKEYRAGVMECAHYGHISITDENGNVVYSAGDPHFRAFTRSSAKPFQAIPGIRAGIAGHYGLTAQEIAIMSSSHRSEPMHIQVLEQIESKIGLGEGCLICAPSYPLNEESRNEWLRSQGEKRRILHNCSGKHLGVLAYTQMKQADLGSYAEPEHPVQREILETMAYMAGIEQQEIKLGTDGCGFPVFSLPLSALSNAYLKLACPDLIEDPSTRSAVETITGAMNEYPLMVGGTKRVDSVLLEDSNIVAKGGFKGVFGFALKKERLGITFKVLDGSEEEWANIAQSILEQIGYSNRKTIERLAEVYPPDIRNDAGKIVGRAEIEFKLHSPEESV, encoded by the coding sequence ATGGAGAGTGCCCTGTTAATTAAAGAATACCGTGCGGGCGTCATGGAATGCGCCCATTACGGACACATAAGCATTACGGATGAGAACGGAAATGTTGTATATTCAGCCGGAGACCCTCATTTTAGAGCGTTTACCCGTTCATCCGCCAAGCCTTTTCAGGCCATTCCGGGGATTCGTGCTGGTATTGCCGGGCATTATGGTCTGACAGCCCAGGAGATTGCGATTATGTCTTCCTCGCACCGATCTGAACCGATGCATATTCAGGTGCTGGAACAGATCGAAAGCAAAATAGGATTGGGTGAAGGGTGCTTGATTTGCGCACCGAGTTACCCCCTCAATGAAGAAAGCCGAAATGAATGGCTGCGATCTCAAGGAGAGAAGCGTCGTATCCTCCACAACTGCTCTGGTAAACATCTGGGCGTTCTCGCATACACTCAGATGAAACAGGCCGATTTGGGAAGTTATGCAGAGCCAGAACATCCGGTACAGCGCGAAATTCTGGAGACCATGGCCTATATGGCAGGGATTGAGCAGCAAGAGATTAAACTTGGGACGGATGGCTGCGGCTTTCCGGTATTTTCGTTGCCATTGTCGGCATTGTCCAACGCATATCTGAAGCTGGCTTGCCCGGATCTGATCGAGGACCCGTCTACACGCTCCGCGGTAGAGACCATCACTGGAGCCATGAACGAATATCCGTTAATGGTAGGAGGAACGAAGCGTGTGGATTCCGTGCTGCTAGAAGATAGCAACATTGTAGCTAAGGGGGGCTTCAAGGGTGTGTTTGGTTTTGCCCTGAAAAAGGAACGCCTCGGAATTACGTTCAAAGTGCTTGACGGTTCAGAAGAAGAATGGGCCAATATTGCCCAATCCATTCTGGAGCAGATTGGCTATAGCAATCGGAAAACCATTGAACGACTGGCAGAAGTATATCCACCTGACATTCGGAACGACGCTGGTAAAATCGTAGGGCGGGCAGAGATTGAATTCAAGCTTCACTCACCTGAAGAAAGCGTATAA
- a CDS encoding DUF5665 domain-containing protein: MSKVTMNGNTPITGAKPAQQYDTSEHPFELRHEVKRLNTRLDQIADSLEKSQIKDIIENYSSPKKRIITNFTAGMARGLGLTVGTFVVLGLLAFILSQFVNMPIVGQYIADLLGYIEDYKK; this comes from the coding sequence ATGAGTAAAGTCACAATGAATGGCAATACGCCTATTACCGGAGCAAAACCCGCACAACAGTATGATACCAGCGAACACCCTTTTGAATTGCGTCATGAGGTCAAACGTCTGAACACACGGCTGGATCAGATTGCAGACAGTCTGGAAAAATCTCAAATCAAGGATATTATCGAAAACTACAGCAGTCCCAAAAAACGCATCATTACCAACTTTACCGCTGGTATGGCACGTGGTTTGGGTTTGACGGTAGGGACCTTCGTCGTTCTTGGTCTGCTCGCTTTTATTCTCAGTCAATTCGTGAACATGCCGATTGTGGGACAATATATCGCTGACTTACTGGGATACATTGAAGATTATAAAAAATAA
- a CDS encoding O-antigen ligase: MKGARSDKKDKWSKLDNTNRLDKVDKANQGIVFSGLSGSVLTAVLGLISVALLLAGCLCRGLFYATDVYPMVWMASGSVLIWFVLFIMCFNAPKARGQLGIAQWLEYLKRLYAAIMQHAHFRWMFWPLAMAVWFGLHVWIGSVSVQGSMDEMLRWSLLAIFALLTVTLAARANGARWFACGWQLAGGLLVLSGVLAACGVLPLPYGVMRTADPEISSAGARLGGLLQYPNAYGAVVGMYALERLAAAARAIARPLSAGRLIAAVLPLMPAQAALLLSESRGAWLATGCAALTAFALQRRGARLPLLLATAAPLACAAWLYRQLAAAQLAPAPVPGLLALAGTWAAALLGTLLLCRLWHSGARTRTAALTATVLAGITASTVAVASTADRMAAGVGTGLSRLQIWRDALKLWTEAAWLGHGGETWRNMFRAIQSSPYVGGEVHNGFLDLALDTGVIGLLLIAEWFLSTLRTMWRHAPQLLPSVIVFGLHGAMDFDWSFTFLWMMFIWLGGWALSSPTLQESAADPKRPRFFLPISPWPQRILTGLFVMFWLGGTVWLAGQQVAAEQQYRLALSKNTEGAERKMLLTAAYKFNPYRPDIAISLSRTLPAEKAESILVHSLSFSPASPQLYGELGRLAAQSGRGESAGNYFEHGLALNRFDASSQSQALYWMEQASRRELASGYAERGRQTAAAGVRMYERYRQLAQEVAAGEERNDRRFGLGEEALRYGNHLRLLAFGPLASEVTRKSP; this comes from the coding sequence ATGAAGGGGGCGAGATCAGATAAGAAGGATAAGTGGAGTAAGTTAGATAATACAAATAGGCTGGACAAGGTGGACAAAGCAAATCAAGGGATAGTGTTCTCCGGATTATCAGGTTCGGTATTAACGGCAGTTCTTGGTTTAATTTCAGTGGCTTTACTGTTGGCAGGATGTCTATGTAGGGGATTGTTTTATGCTACGGACGTATATCCCATGGTATGGATGGCATCAGGAAGTGTGCTTATTTGGTTTGTTTTGTTCATTATGTGCTTCAATGCACCGAAGGCTAGAGGACAGCTAGGGATCGCTCAGTGGTTGGAATACCTCAAACGACTATATGCTGCCATTATGCAGCATGCTCATTTCCGCTGGATGTTTTGGCCCCTGGCTATGGCCGTCTGGTTCGGCCTGCATGTATGGATAGGCTCTGTCAGCGTACAGGGAAGCATGGATGAGATGCTGCGCTGGAGCCTTCTGGCGATATTTGCGTTGCTAACCGTTACGTTGGCCGCACGCGCGAACGGAGCGCGATGGTTTGCCTGTGGCTGGCAATTGGCAGGCGGCTTGCTTGTGCTAAGCGGCGTGCTTGCCGCGTGCGGTGTGCTGCCGCTGCCTTACGGGGTCATGCGAACCGCTGACCCGGAGATCAGCTCCGCCGGAGCCCGGCTCGGCGGATTGCTGCAGTACCCCAATGCGTACGGTGCCGTTGTTGGCATGTACGCATTGGAGCGGCTGGCTGCCGCCGCGCGCGCCATAGCCCGGCCGTTGTCGGCCGGACGGCTCATCGCGGCAGTGCTGCCGCTCATGCCCGCGCAAGCCGCGCTCCTGCTGAGCGAGTCGCGCGGCGCTTGGCTGGCGACCGGCTGCGCCGCGCTCACCGCCTTCGCTTTGCAGCGGCGCGGTGCCCGCCTGCCGCTGCTGCTGGCCACGGCCGCGCCCCTGGCGTGCGCGGCCTGGCTCTACCGCCAGCTGGCTGCGGCCCAGCTGGCGCCTGCACCCGTGCCCGGCCTGCTGGCACTGGCCGGGACATGGGCAGCTGCGCTGCTCGGCACGCTGCTGCTGTGCCGTTTGTGGCACAGCGGCGCTCGTACGCGCACCGCTGCCCTTACGGCCACAGTGCTGGCGGGGATCACCGCCAGCACTGTGGCCGTGGCCTCCACCGCCGACCGCATGGCGGCTGGTGTCGGCACAGGGCTGTCCCGCCTTCAGATCTGGCGGGACGCCCTGAAGCTCTGGACCGAGGCCGCATGGCTGGGCCACGGGGGAGAGACATGGCGCAACATGTTTCGCGCCATCCAATCCTCGCCTTATGTCGGAGGCGAGGTCCACAACGGCTTCCTCGATCTGGCCCTCGATACAGGTGTGATCGGGTTGCTGCTCATCGCCGAATGGTTCCTTTCCACGCTGCGAACGATGTGGAGGCATGCACCTCAGCTGCTGCCCTCGGTTATTGTTTTTGGCCTCCATGGCGCTATGGACTTTGACTGGAGCTTCACCTTCCTATGGATGATGTTCATTTGGCTTGGAGGTTGGGCTCTCTCGTCTCCGACTTTACAGGAATCCGCGGCTGACCCAAAACGCCCTCGCTTTTTCCTCCCAATAAGCCCGTGGCCTCAACGGATATTGACCGGACTGTTCGTCATGTTTTGGCTTGGCGGCACAGTCTGGCTTGCTGGACAACAAGTGGCAGCAGAACAACAATATCGTTTAGCCCTGTCAAAAAATACAGAAGGTGCTGAACGAAAGATGCTGCTTACTGCGGCGTACAAGTTTAACCCCTACAGGCCGGATATCGCCATCTCCCTGTCCCGCACGCTTCCAGCGGAAAAGGCTGAATCCATATTGGTGCATAGCCTGTCCTTTTCCCCTGCTTCACCCCAACTCTACGGAGAGCTGGGGCGGTTGGCCGCTCAATCGGGTAGGGGGGAATCGGCTGGGAACTATTTTGAACATGGCCTGGCCCTGAATCGCTTTGACGCGTCCAGCCAGTCCCAAGCCTTGTACTGGATGGAACAGGCATCACGGAGGGAACTGGCGTCAGGGTATGCTGAACGAGGAAGACAGACCGCTGCTGCTGGAGTAAGGATGTACGAACGCTATAGACAATTGGCTCAAGAAGTGGCAGCAGGGGAGGAGAGAAATGATCGGCGTTTTGGGCTTGGAGAAGAAGCATTACGTTATGGGAATCATTTGCGGCTCCTTGCTTTTGGTCCACTTGCTTCAGAAGTGACCAGAAAAAGTCCCTGA
- a CDS encoding DUF6483 family protein yields the protein MFRKDYLLRMMEEMTEAIGKVFTLKQQRKHTEALSELDELLRRQFGLNLSLLNSLPAEDVIEMFRFRGVIEVDNLQHAARLIEEEAYIYNEKAKVEGIDDQEKMESEDEALIRLMRSLHFYLYALNHGANPKLLDAPGRVEGILEQTKLYELPARTEKQLALYREQQGRYDQAENSWYRLLQVDDNHPIHYRGEVQAFYERLRQLEDEQLQQGGLPREEVEEGLAELNR from the coding sequence ATGTTCAGGAAAGATTATCTGCTCCGCATGATGGAGGAAATGACAGAAGCGATCGGCAAAGTATTTACACTCAAACAACAGCGAAAACATACGGAGGCCCTGTCCGAACTGGACGAGCTGCTGCGCAGGCAGTTTGGACTGAATTTATCTCTGCTGAACTCACTGCCGGCTGAAGACGTCATTGAAATGTTCCGTTTTCGCGGCGTCATTGAAGTGGACAATCTGCAACACGCCGCCAGGCTGATCGAAGAAGAGGCGTACATTTATAATGAAAAGGCCAAAGTAGAGGGCATAGATGACCAGGAAAAAATGGAGTCAGAGGATGAAGCACTCATTCGTCTGATGAGATCACTTCATTTTTACCTGTACGCACTGAATCATGGGGCTAATCCGAAGCTGCTGGATGCACCAGGTCGTGTGGAGGGAATATTGGAGCAGACGAAACTATATGAACTTCCGGCACGAACGGAAAAGCAGCTTGCCTTGTATCGTGAACAGCAGGGGCGTTATGATCAGGCTGAGAACAGCTGGTACAGATTGCTTCAGGTAGATGACAACCATCCCATTCATTACCGGGGTGAGGTACAGGCTTTCTATGAAAGGTTAAGACAACTGGAAGATGAGCAATTGCAGCAAGGTGGTTTGCCTCGTGAGGAAGTGGAAGAGGGGCTTGCCGAGCTGAATCGATAA
- a CDS encoding magnesium transporter CorA family protein — translation MVDQVKLEARRDKATYSDHWEWWDWVAPDQESMADALEELTNAFPEMQYWLRKIPEVESNYLSVRFMNGTEPVIFGSLLYAVKNERNDQRKDNQMFFYVDQERLVTLNVDDNTRGIMNTGERAAMLQQCSEARDGMFVLFRAILHYYHVGMDHFEMNLRELERTMESRNARTLMDQILAARFELLYWSNLFIPYSELMAAAREAYLDELKENRFFQQLQHRIERMERLFKHYETEIDTLISIDNAISGVRGNEIMKTLTLVTSVFTPATAAGAIWGMNFENLPWIDKTWGVVLVLALIIISMIGMYVWMMMKGWTGDLLKVKASQPSAKETEKRANGKRRR, via the coding sequence ATGGTGGATCAAGTCAAGCTGGAAGCGCGTCGGGACAAGGCTACCTACTCAGACCATTGGGAATGGTGGGATTGGGTGGCACCGGATCAGGAGAGCATGGCTGACGCCCTGGAGGAACTAACGAACGCATTTCCAGAGATGCAGTACTGGCTTCGCAAAATACCGGAGGTAGAGTCCAACTACCTGTCCGTCCGCTTCATGAACGGCACGGAGCCCGTGATATTCGGGTCATTATTATATGCAGTTAAGAATGAAAGAAACGATCAACGTAAAGATAATCAGATGTTTTTCTATGTGGATCAAGAAAGACTGGTTACCTTGAACGTAGATGACAATACCAGAGGCATTATGAACACAGGTGAACGTGCCGCCATGTTACAACAGTGCAGTGAAGCCCGGGACGGCATGTTTGTGCTCTTTCGTGCGATATTGCATTATTACCATGTGGGTATGGATCATTTTGAAATGAATCTGAGGGAATTGGAGCGGACGATGGAATCCCGCAATGCTCGCACGTTGATGGATCAGATACTTGCGGCCAGATTTGAGCTCCTGTATTGGAGCAACCTGTTCATTCCGTATTCTGAGCTGATGGCCGCCGCCAGGGAAGCCTACCTGGATGAATTGAAAGAGAATCGTTTTTTTCAGCAGCTTCAGCACCGGATCGAACGGATGGAACGTTTGTTCAAACATTATGAAACAGAGATTGATACACTGATCTCCATTGATAATGCCATTTCAGGAGTGCGGGGCAATGAGATTATGAAGACGCTGACCCTTGTGACCTCGGTATTCACGCCCGCAACGGCTGCAGGAGCCATATGGGGAATGAACTTCGAGAATTTACCTTGGATCGACAAAACATGGGGTGTGGTACTCGTCCTTGCACTCATAATCATTAGCATGATCGGCATGTATGTATGGATGATGATGAAGGGCTGGACAGGGGATTTGCTTAAAGTGAAGGCCTCTCAGCCGTCGGCCAAAGAAACAGAGAAGCGTGCCAATGGCAAACGAAGGCGATGA
- a CDS encoding pirin family protein, whose protein sequence is MIKVVTSEERHTSDRGWIHSEFSFSFADYDDPSNAHFGCLLAHNDNTLMPQEGFKRHPHHDLEIVSYVISGTLKHTDSMGTEQLLEAGTVQVMSAGTGVEHSETNPSEDEPVRFLQMWFLPSQRMLKPSYTNRRVEAEEHLNRLCPIVSGQGGEGAEGALPISQDVTCYLSHLESGKKLMYPQHEDRRTHLFLISGHIEIVCSDGNFNLKPGDAARIRKSCDLQITGTGSETAEFVLVDLP, encoded by the coding sequence ATGATTAAAGTAGTGACATCGGAAGAAAGGCACACGTCGGATCGAGGTTGGATACACAGTGAATTCAGCTTTTCCTTTGCGGACTATGATGATCCAAGCAATGCCCATTTTGGCTGTCTTCTGGCTCATAATGACAACACACTGATGCCGCAGGAAGGCTTTAAGCGACATCCACATCATGACTTGGAGATTGTTAGTTATGTCATATCAGGTACATTGAAACATACGGATAGCATGGGAACGGAGCAATTGTTGGAAGCGGGAACGGTTCAGGTCATGAGTGCGGGTACCGGGGTAGAGCATTCAGAGACTAACCCGTCCGAGGATGAACCGGTACGTTTCCTACAGATGTGGTTCCTGCCATCCCAGCGCATGCTGAAGCCCTCGTATACCAATCGTCGTGTAGAGGCTGAGGAGCATCTGAACCGTCTTTGCCCGATTGTATCGGGACAAGGGGGAGAAGGAGCAGAGGGAGCATTGCCAATTTCACAGGATGTAACTTGCTATCTATCCCACCTGGAATCCGGTAAAAAATTAATGTACCCTCAACATGAAGATCGGCGTACACATCTCTTCCTGATTAGTGGCCATATCGAGATTGTATGTTCAGACGGCAACTTCAATCTCAAGCCGGGTGATGCTGCACGAATCCGCAAAAGCTGTGATCTGCAAATTACAGGTACAGGCAGCGAGACAGCTGAATTTGTATTGGTGGATTTGCCTTGA
- a CDS encoding YtxH domain-containing protein: protein MNKAEEQYPVQSGSTFAKGIFIGGLLGAAAALLFAPKPGRELRGDLSEKVGIVTDRTKEVAAVVGDKASELAKTVSSKTSDIAKTVNQGRNDVMDSVRKASADVANEASKASEEVATASVEAKEDVRKEINSTSL from the coding sequence ATGAATAAAGCAGAAGAACAATATCCTGTACAAAGCGGTTCCACTTTCGCCAAAGGAATTTTCATCGGAGGTTTGCTGGGAGCAGCTGCAGCACTACTCTTTGCCCCTAAACCAGGACGCGAATTGCGTGGTGACCTTTCCGAGAAAGTGGGGATCGTAACAGATCGCACAAAAGAAGTTGCAGCGGTTGTTGGTGATAAAGCTTCCGAACTGGCTAAAACGGTCTCTTCCAAAACTTCTGATATTGCAAAAACGGTAAACCAAGGACGTAATGACGTTATGGACTCCGTAAGAAAAGCTTCCGCTGATGTGGCGAATGAAGCATCCAAAGCATCGGAAGAAGTGGCAACTGCTTCCGTAGAAGCCAAGGAAGATGTACGTAAAGAAATAAACTCGACCAGCCTGTAA
- a CDS encoding DUF1128 domain-containing protein, with translation MDLTQASAANMEYMIEAIKTKLRMASGAAMQASSFPLEKYEDLFDLYEMVLSKEHLSISEVEAVASELGNLRKS, from the coding sequence ATGGATTTAACGCAAGCAAGCGCAGCCAACATGGAATATATGATTGAAGCAATCAAAACGAAACTGCGGATGGCCAGTGGAGCTGCCATGCAGGCTTCGTCTTTCCCACTTGAGAAGTATGAAGATTTGTTTGACCTGTATGAAATGGTCCTAAGCAAGGAACATCTGAGTATCTCTGAAGTGGAAGCCGTCGCTTCCGAACTGGGTAATCTCCGCAAGTCCTAG
- a CDS encoding GlsB/YeaQ/YmgE family stress response membrane protein, which translates to MWGIIISIVMAIIIGVIGDALAGHNMPGGIIGAMVAGFAGAWLGALLLGNWGPVIGNFAVIPAIIGTAVFVFLLGLVSRLFRQAA; encoded by the coding sequence ATGTGGGGTATTATTATCAGCATTGTGATGGCCATCATTATCGGTGTAATCGGTGATGCACTTGCCGGTCATAACATGCCTGGAGGAATTATCGGTGCAATGGTTGCCGGATTTGCCGGAGCCTGGCTGGGAGCACTCTTGCTTGGTAACTGGGGACCAGTCATCGGTAACTTTGCCGTAATTCCTGCCATCATTGGTACAGCAGTCTTTGTCTTTTTGCTAGGGCTTGTGTCCAGACTATTCAGACAGGCTGCCTGA
- a CDS encoding SAM-dependent methyltransferase yields the protein MDSLRKLIQDIFEQNSLITATWSQLRRRDNVSYTKVQVKPVTLKNQLHYQFAFHYTNKVLHENLTPAEAAERMTLLCEETFRQGLLCTTDADYQILISKKYKVSILTKSASKTAVDLSHNRKKQYVLEDGVPVSFLVELGIMSEEGRVLARKYDKFRQINRFLEMVQDVIPHLPEGRPLTIVDFGCGKSYLTFALYHYLSVQQRRSLNIIGLDLKADVIEHCNDLANKLHYGDLKFLVGDIADYDELNEVDMVVTLHACDTATDAALEKAVRWGASVILSVPCCQHELFDQIESNVMNPLLSHGILKERFSALATDAIRAKLLDLMGYKTQLLEFIDMEHTPKNILIRAVRGQAGQTADMWNEYTAFRDFIHADPYLERACADLLPGGGKLKEAAANLGIDANQENSKGESIKDATQDASHCDHC from the coding sequence GTGGATTCATTGCGAAAGCTTATACAAGACATCTTTGAACAGAATTCGCTGATTACAGCGACCTGGAGCCAGCTGCGCAGACGGGACAATGTCTCGTATACCAAAGTGCAAGTCAAGCCGGTAACGCTCAAGAATCAGCTTCATTATCAATTCGCATTTCATTATACCAACAAAGTGCTGCACGAGAATTTGACTCCGGCTGAAGCGGCAGAACGCATGACTTTGCTGTGCGAAGAGACGTTTCGTCAAGGATTGCTCTGTACGACAGACGCAGACTATCAAATTTTGATCAGCAAAAAATATAAAGTGTCCATCCTGACCAAGTCGGCTTCCAAGACGGCGGTGGACCTCTCGCATAATCGCAAAAAGCAATATGTGCTGGAAGATGGAGTTCCCGTTTCATTCCTGGTCGAGCTGGGGATTATGAGCGAGGAAGGCCGCGTTTTGGCTCGCAAGTACGACAAGTTCAGACAGATCAACCGTTTCCTCGAAATGGTGCAGGACGTTATCCCCCATTTGCCAGAGGGGCGCCCACTCACCATAGTTGATTTTGGCTGTGGAAAATCATATCTGACTTTTGCTTTGTACCACTATTTGTCCGTACAACAGCGCAGATCGCTCAACATTATTGGCCTCGACTTAAAAGCCGATGTGATTGAACACTGTAATGATCTGGCAAACAAATTGCATTACGGTGACCTGAAGTTCCTCGTTGGAGACATCGCTGACTACGACGAGCTGAATGAAGTGGATATGGTCGTAACGCTGCATGCCTGTGATACAGCAACCGATGCTGCTTTGGAGAAAGCTGTTCGTTGGGGCGCTTCGGTCATTTTATCTGTACCATGCTGTCAGCACGAGCTGTTTGACCAGATTGAATCCAACGTGATGAATCCGTTATTGTCACACGGTATTCTGAAGGAACGCTTCTCCGCTTTGGCAACGGATGCCATTCGTGCCAAGCTGCTCGATCTGATGGGTTACAAAACGCAGCTGCTTGAATTTATCGACATGGAGCATACGCCGAAAAATATTTTAATCCGCGCCGTACGAGGCCAGGCTGGGCAGACGGCTGACATGTGGAACGAATATACCGCATTCCGTGATTTCATTCACGCAGATCCTTATTTGGAGCGGGCTTGTGCGGACTTGCTCCCAGGTGGCGGCAAGCTGAAAGAAGCTGCGGCGAACCTTGGGATAGATGCAAACCAAGAGAATTCAAAAGGGGAATCGATCAAAGATGCCACCCAAGATGCTAGCCACTGTGATCACTGTTGA
- a CDS encoding alpha/beta fold hydrolase has protein sequence MEKVMCDGTTICYAEQGKGEALILLHGYCGSSSYWDEVVPELARSYRCIVPDLRGHGKTDAPVGSYTIDQMGNDVLQLMDELKVDKAVLLGHSMGGYIALSIAQRHPERLNAFGLIHSTAYPDSEEGKEKRLRAVSTIQTEGIVHFVDGLVPGLFAPEHVESLSAQVTRVKEIGYQTAPQGATGAALAMRERPDRRDVLSATPLPVLLVAGEKDAVIPPERTFTSDKPHITQAVIPGAGHMSMYEAPEELIQVITSFLTGLSK, from the coding sequence ATGGAAAAAGTGATGTGTGACGGAACGACGATTTGTTATGCCGAACAGGGTAAGGGAGAAGCGCTCATTTTGCTCCACGGATACTGCGGCAGTTCATCCTACTGGGATGAAGTAGTGCCTGAGCTTGCACGCAGCTATCGTTGCATCGTACCCGATCTGCGTGGACATGGCAAAACGGACGCGCCTGTAGGTAGTTATACGATTGATCAGATGGGGAATGACGTATTGCAATTAATGGATGAGCTAAAGGTGGACAAGGCTGTCCTGCTTGGTCACTCCATGGGCGGATATATCGCACTTTCTATTGCACAGCGCCACCCAGAACGATTGAATGCCTTCGGCTTGATTCATTCCACAGCGTATCCGGATAGTGAGGAGGGTAAGGAAAAACGCCTTCGCGCAGTATCCACCATCCAGACGGAAGGCATTGTTCACTTTGTAGATGGGCTGGTTCCCGGTTTGTTTGCACCAGAACATGTAGAATCGCTATCGGCGCAAGTGACACGTGTGAAGGAAATTGGTTATCAGACTGCTCCGCAAGGGGCAACTGGAGCTGCACTGGCTATGAGGGAACGTCCGGACCGCCGTGATGTATTGTCGGCGACACCACTTCCTGTCCTGCTGGTTGCCGGAGAGAAGGATGCTGTCATTCCGCCGGAACGTACATTTACAAGTGACAAGCCACATATTACACAAGCCGTGATTCCTGGGGCAGGACATATGAGCATGTACGAAGCACCGGAAGAATTAATTCAGGTCATTACATCATTTTTGACGGGATTATCGAAGTGA